In Dermatophagoides farinae isolate YC_2012a chromosome 9, ASM2471394v1, whole genome shotgun sequence, a genomic segment contains:
- the Gabat gene encoding 4-aminobutyrate aminotransferase, with the protein MYPLIQRSYRKMMMMMMINGHHYQRLLSSSTATTNYVLNEPSEPNIVTAEIPGPQSRRLIDDLNKIQNAGAIQLFVDYEKSIGNYLVDVDGNTFLDIYSQISSMPLGYNHPALIEAVKDPRNISSFINRPALGILPPKSFNDQLHSALLSIAPSGLNEIQTMACGSCSVENALKVVCFYYRTWQRGQPPTEDDMLTCMTNEQPGSPKLSIMSFMGSFHGRTFGALSCTHSKAIHKVDIPAFDWPIADFPRYKYPLNEYSDYNQREDDRCLAKVEDLIEKYNRKAIPVAGMIIEPIQSEGGDYHGSKYFFQQLRKICTKHHVAMVIDEVQTGGGPTGKYWAHEHFEMDQPPDIVTFSKKMLIGGFYYRPMFRPDKPYRIFNTWLGDPSKLILLEQVVRVVKEQRLLERIAETGDYLLDHLKRIQNQYPSILMNARGIGTFCAIDFPTPSLRDQTIKQLHRNGVHCGGSGSATLRFRTTLTFEKHHVDQFIERFDHTLRSLSNNK; encoded by the exons atgtatCCTTTAATACAACGATCATATcgtaagatgatgatgatgatgatgattaatggtCATCACTATcaacgattattatcatcatcaacagcgaCAACAAATTATGTGCTAAATGAACCTAGTGAACCAAATATTGTTACTGCTGAAATACCTGGTCCACAATCACGAcgattaattgatgatttgaataaaattcaaaatgcaGGTGCCATACAATTGTTTGTCGATTATGAAAAATCTATTGGCAATTATCTTGTAGACGTGGATGGTAATACATTTCTAGATATTTATAGccaaatatcatcaatgcCACTTGGCTATAATCATCCAGCATTGATTGAAGCCGTAAAAGATCCACGaaacatatcatcatttattaatcGACCTGCATTGGGTATACTACCACCGAAATCATTTAATGATCAATTACATTCGGCTTTACTTTCGATAGCACCATCtggtttgaatgaaattcaaacgaTGGCCTGTGGTAGCTGTTCGGTTGAGAATGCATTGAAAg ttgtttgtttctattaTCGAACATGGCAACGTGGTCAACCACCAACCGAAGATGATATGCTTACATGTATGACAAATGAACAACCTGGTAGCCCAAAATTAAGTATCATGTCATTTATGGGTAGTTTTCATGGCCGTACATTTGGAGCTTTAAg tTGTACACATTCAAAAGCAATACATAAAGTCGATATACCGGCATTCGATTGGCCTATTGCCGATTTTCCACGTTATAAATATCCACTAAATGAATATagtgattataatcaacGTGAAGATGATCGATGTTTGGCTAAAGTTGAAGAtcttattgaaaaatataaccGTAAAGCAATACCTGTAGCCGGTATGATTATTGAACCGATACAAAGTGAAGGCGGTGATTATCATGGatcgaaatatttttttcaacaattaagaaaaatttgCACAAAACATCATGTTGCAATGGTTATTGATGAAGTACAAACTGGTGGTGGTCCAACCGGTAAATATTGGGCACATGAACATTTTGAAATGGATCAACCACCAGATATTGTTACTTTTAGTAAGAAAATGTTAATAGGCGGTTTCTATTATCGGCCAATGTTTCGTCCGGATAAACCATATCGTATATTCAATACATGGCTTGGTGATCCATCAAAATTAATACTTTTGGAACAAGTAGTACGTGTTGTAAAAGAACAACGACTATTGGAACGTATAGCTGAAACTGGTGATTATCTATTAGACCATTTGAAACGTATACAAAATCAATAtccatcaatattgatgaatgcAAGAGGTATTGGTACATTTTGTGCAATTGATTTTCCAACACCATCATTAAGAGATCAAACTATTAAACAATTACATCGTAATGGTGTACAttgtggtggtagtggttCAGCTACATTACGTTTTCGTACAACattaacatttgaaaaacatcatgttgatcaatttattgaACGTTTTGATCATACACTTCGATCattatcgaataataaatga
- the ND-B14.7 gene encoding NADH dehydrogenase (ubiquinone) B14.7 subunit: MTISDIPDIRFDLHHAPFRRFIPHIQKEYIKDPENYDKKRDFLINYFYSKPDYAVPHEKLFYSTALGLKFGTAWGTFDVCAAEYGRWKPSILLFAKRASLVTASFATYGAVSNVVANIRGQKDDLFNHLIGGGSVGFIYGYLYKSSAYGSLAAAGVALIAMACKAFSRSDNYIIHPELDKFTERGSIWGNPDLRFYTHYPELKERKQHYLFDDV, from the exons atgacaatttcCGATATACCAGACATCCGATTTGATTTACATCATGCACCATTCCGACGGTTCATACCACATATTCAAAAAGAATATATTAAAGATCCAGAAAATTATGACAAAAAACGAGATTTTCTCATCAATTATTTCTATTCAAAACCTGATTATGCTGTGCCacatgaaaaattgttttataGCACTGCATTAGGATTGAAATTTGGTACAGCTTGGGGTACATTTGATGTTTGTGCTGCTGAATATGGCCGATGGAAaccatcaattttattgtttgcaAAACGTGCATCATTAGTTA cCGCATCATTTGCAACATATGGTGCCGTGTCAAATGTTGTAGCCAATATACGTGGTCAAAAAGATGatcttttcaatcatttgattggtGGTGGATCTGTTGGTTTTATCTATGGTtatttgt atAAATCATCTGCATATGGATCATTAGCTGCTGCTGGAGTAGCATTGATAGCAATGGCATGTAAAGCATTTTCACGTAGTGATAATTATATAATTCATCCAGAATTGGATAAATTTACTGAACGTGGTAGTATTTGGGGTAATCCAGATTTACGATTCTATACGCATTATCCAGAATTAAAGgaaagaaaacaacattatctgtttgatgatgtataa
- the LOC124498068 gene encoding ankyrin repeat domain-containing protein 49 codes for MLGAFVLGDENFDNDDIDINDSNEMNKDNPIYQLRLLDPNHNDGQMLNVFEAAEKGSIELMKQFQRMDPELINSHDSEGYTPLHRACYQNQIDMVKWLIMNGANVCARTNDGWQPIHSTAHWGHTKILRILLAYGANINSRTNGGNTPFHLAAMRANSNRHLIEYLLYHPDIDHDIRNDANDTIFDVCKRNSMLYKLWNLL; via the coding sequence atgcTTGGTGCATTTGTTCttggtgatgaaaatttcgataatgatgatatcgatataaatgattcgaatgaaatgaataaagataATCCTATTTATCAATTACGTTTACTTGATccaaatcataatgatggcCAAATGTTAAATGTATTCGAAGCAGCTGAAAAAggttcaattgaattgatgaaacaatttcaacGAATGGATCCAGAATTAATTAATAGCCATGATTCTGAAGGTTATACACCATTACATCGTGCTTGTTATCAGAATCAAATCGACATGGTTAAATGGCTGATAATGAATGGTGCAAATGTTTGTGCACGTACCAATGATGGTTGGCAACCAATACATTCGACTGCACATTGGGGTCATACGAAAATCCTGAGAATATTATTAGCATATGGAGCAAATATAAATTCACGTACAAATGGTGGTAATACACCATTTCATTTGGCTGCCATGCGTGCCAATTCAAATCGTCATCTAATTGAATATCTATTATATCATCCTGATATTGATCACGATATACGTAATGATGCTAATGATACGATTTTTGATGTTTGTAAACGAAATTCAATGCTCTATAAACTATGGAATCTTTTGTAA